Genomic DNA from Parasteatoda tepidariorum isolate YZ-2023 unplaced genomic scaffold, CAS_Ptep_4.0 HiC_scaffold_4386, whole genome shotgun sequence:
CATGAGTTTCAATATATGACtggttatatttaaaatagttttaatgccaaataatagattaaacacatttgttgcaaaattgtaagtgaatattgataataattcgagaaaattcaaagtttgttagtagcatttttaaattccctgagtttctttcttttcctttttcggTGTTTCTAGAGGGACTGGCTACCCtgatataataatgaaattcaaaatattaacaacaAGTTTTATTTACCTTAGGAAACCATGCTTGTTTTTCTTGATTCCACTCATAAACTGTGCCATCGTCTGGGCTAATGTAAGTGTATGGATCAGTTACACCTTCTTCTGTAAGTTCTTTTTTCGTCTTCTCTAGCTTCTCCAACTCCAGTTGGGCTTCAAATTCTTGATTTGCCATGAtcttttgtgtttaaaaaaagaattagaaaaatacttactttaattacaactaacaaaataatatttttatat
This window encodes:
- the LOC122273513 gene encoding 17S U2 SnRNP complex component HTATSF1-like, with amino-acid sequence MANQEFEAQLELEKLEKTKKELTEEGVTDPYTYISPDDGTVYEWNQEKQAWFPKVNDDDIARYHQLSYNYVNTEEESKPEEKLEENKPKGEKRKPSDPCKYCIFIDFV